The Candidatus Polarisedimenticolia bacterium genome includes the window CCAAAAGCCCCGCCTACAATGTGTCCAACGCCCTGCGACTGCGTGGAGCGCTGGATCCTTCGGCGCTGCAGCGCTGCCTGGAAGAGGTGGTCCGCCGGCACGACAGCCTGCGCACGCGCTTCGTGTCGCGCGAGGGGGCGCCGCTCCAGGTGATCGATCCTCCGGGCAGCATCGACCTTCCCCTGGCGGATCTCACGCGCCTTCCCGCCCCACAGCGCGAGGCCGAGGCCATCCGGCTCGCTGGCGAGGAGGCGGGCGCACCCTTCGATCTCGAGACAGGTCCGCTGCTGCGGTCCCGCCTGCTGCGACTCGACCGCGAGGATCACGTCTTTCTCCTCACCATGCATCACATCGTGTCGGACGGCTGGTCCACGGGGGTGCTGGTGCGCGAAGTGGCGGCGCTGTACGAAGCCTTCGCCGCCGGCCGACCGTCGCCGTTGCCGGAGCTGCCGATCCAGTACGCCGACTTCGCGGCCTGGCAGCGCCAGGCCCTGTCGGGAGAGCGTCTCGAGCGCGAGCTGGCCTACTGGCGCGAGTGTCTCACCCCGCTTCCCCCCGTGCTCGACATTCCAGCCGCTCGGCCGCGCCCGCCGGTGCTGACCTTCCGCGGCGGCGTGGAGCGGGTGACGGTCCCCGCTGAAATTGCCGACGCCATGCGCACCCTGACACGCCGCGAAGGAGCGACCCTCTTCATGGGGCTGCTCGCCAGTTTCGACGCGCTCCTGTCTCGGCTGAGCGGCGAGGAGGACATCACGATCGGCACCGGCATCGCGAATCGAACGCTGCCCGAGCTCGAGTCGCTGGTCGGCTTTTTCGTCAACACGCTGGTGATCCGCGCCAGTTGTGCGGGGGATCCGTCGTTCCGCGAGCTGCTGGGGCGCGTGCGCGAGGCGACGCTGGGCGCATTCACCCACCAGGATTTGCCGTTCGAACGGCTCGTCGAGGAGCTGCAGCCGACGCGGGACCTCGGCCGCAACCCGATTTTCCAGATCGCCTTCGCCCTGCAGAACGCGCCGCTGGGGAGCTTCGAGCTTCCGGGACTCA containing:
- a CDS encoding condensation domain-containing protein, with the protein product MSLDTASRAAGLSPSKRALLERMRKGKPSGEAAAPTIPRRPEGEAPLSFAQQRLWFIHQIDPKSPAYNVSNALRLRGALDPSALQRCLEEVVRRHDSLRTRFVSREGAPLQVIDPPGSIDLPLADLTRLPAPQREAEAIRLAGEEAGAPFDLETGPLLRSRLLRLDREDHVFLLTMHHIVSDGWSTGVLVREVAALYEAFAAGRPSPLPELPIQYADFAAWQRQALSGERLERELAYWRECLTPLPPVLDIPAARPRPPVLTFRGGVERVTVPAEIADAMRTLTRREGATLFMGLLASFDALLSRLSGEEDITIGTGIANRTLPELESLVGFFVNTLVIRASCAGDPSFRELLGRVREATLGAFTHQDLPFERLVEELQPTRDLGRNPIFQIAFALQNAPLGSFELPGLTIEPMPLETGAARFDLEFHLWEVPGGNLEGYLFYGTDRFDASTVRRMAQRYLVLLGAGVAAPDSRLSQLPLLTPEEDRQLIAWNQTREDFPKACVH